In Anaerotignum faecicola, the following are encoded in one genomic region:
- the xerD gene encoding site-specific tyrosine recombinase XerD: protein MENISDFSDYLKQEKNSSENTIASYLRDLRNFFDYIKSIGVTSAEKVNSTNIISYMYSLQKTNRASSTVSRNLASLRAYFTYLFTKGIIKENPTLGLEAPKVEKKAPEVMSPSNVELLMSQPDVSDIKGIRDKAMLEVSYATGMRVTELINIKLEDINLEKEYIICNAKDRPRIIPIGSKAVNSLNEYIQKSRSFLIKNSAENILFVNCNGSPMTRQGFWKIIKTYAKKANIEGDITPHTLRHSFAAHLIENGCDIQSVQEMLGHADISTTQVYAKINKNKLRDVYSKSHPRA from the coding sequence GTGGAAAATATATCTGACTTTTCTGACTATTTAAAGCAGGAGAAAAACTCATCGGAAAATACAATAGCTTCATATCTTCGCGATCTGCGGAATTTTTTTGACTATATCAAATCTATAGGCGTAACCAGCGCCGAAAAGGTTAACAGCACGAATATTATATCATATATGTACAGCCTGCAAAAGACAAACCGCGCAAGTTCAACTGTTTCGAGGAATCTTGCTTCTCTGAGGGCTTATTTTACATACCTCTTTACTAAAGGAATTATAAAAGAAAATCCTACGTTAGGGCTTGAGGCGCCGAAAGTTGAAAAAAAGGCGCCTGAAGTTATGTCTCCGTCAAATGTGGAGCTTCTTATGAGCCAGCCCGATGTTTCCGACATTAAAGGTATACGCGACAAGGCCATGCTTGAGGTTTCATATGCTACGGGTATGCGTGTTACCGAACTTATCAATATAAAACTTGAAGATATCAATCTTGAAAAAGAATATATAATCTGCAATGCAAAGGATCGGCCGCGTATCATACCAATCGGATCAAAAGCCGTTAATTCATTAAATGAATATATACAAAAAAGCCGCTCGTTCTTAATTAAAAACAGCGCGGAAAACATTTTATTCGTAAACTGCAACGGCAGCCCTATGACGCGCCAGGGCTTTTGGAAAATAATAAAAACATACGCCAAAAAAGCAAATATCGAAGGCGATATAACACCTCATACGCTAAGACATTCGTTTGCCGCACACTTAATTGAAAACGGCTGTGATATACAAAGCGTGCAGGAAATGCTTGGCCACGCCGATATTTCGACAACTCAGGTTTATGCTAAAATTAACAAAAATAAGTTAAGGGACGTATATTCCAAATCGCATCCACGGGCATAA
- a CDS encoding 6-phosphofructokinase, translated as MKIGNCIIAQSGGPTAAINATLAGVYSAAAKNFAIGKIYGGMNGIEGILNEKLVDLKTVLDNKQNLKLLKVTPSSFLGSCRYKIKGGEEGREVFKRIFEIFEKYNIKYFFYIGGNDSMDTILQLKKYQEENGGDVSFIGVPKTIDNDLVCIDHTPGFGSAAKYIATTIKEIAADTAVYDMDSIVVVEVMGRNAGWLALSAGLARNSRGECLADLIYLPENVFDYDSLIGDIKRIMETKRQLVIVVSEGIKLSGGKLIAESDVKDSFGHGQLGGAAKVVEAVIKEKLGVKTRSVEINVLQRCAAHMLSARDINESVMIGEAAVEAAFEGKSGVMVTSEREKGNVYSLKIGTDDITKIANKEKVVPESYMNESKNGVSEEGLKYLEPLIMGEVEPIYECGIPKHLVLKDFL; from the coding sequence ATGAAAATAGGAAATTGTATTATCGCCCAGTCGGGCGGTCCGACGGCGGCAATTAATGCAACGCTTGCAGGAGTTTACAGCGCCGCGGCGAAAAACTTTGCCATTGGGAAAATTTACGGCGGTATGAACGGGATTGAGGGGATATTAAATGAAAAGCTCGTTGACCTGAAAACGGTTTTGGACAATAAGCAGAATTTAAAACTCCTTAAAGTTACGCCGTCGTCTTTTCTCGGCTCGTGCCGATATAAAATAAAGGGCGGAGAAGAAGGCAGGGAAGTTTTTAAAAGGATATTTGAAATATTTGAAAAATATAATATTAAGTACTTTTTCTACATAGGCGGGAACGACTCTATGGATACTATCTTGCAGCTTAAAAAATATCAGGAAGAAAACGGCGGGGATGTTTCTTTTATAGGGGTTCCTAAAACAATAGACAATGACCTTGTATGTATCGATCATACTCCCGGTTTCGGCAGCGCGGCGAAGTATATTGCAACGACAATTAAAGAAATAGCGGCAGATACAGCCGTTTATGATATGGACAGCATTGTTGTTGTTGAAGTTATGGGAAGAAATGCAGGATGGCTTGCATTAAGCGCCGGGCTTGCAAGGAACAGCCGCGGAGAATGTCTTGCAGATCTTATATACCTTCCGGAAAATGTGTTTGACTATGACAGCTTAATCGGCGACATAAAAAGAATAATGGAAACAAAACGCCAGCTTGTTATAGTTGTAAGCGAAGGAATTAAATTAAGCGGCGGCAAGCTGATTGCAGAATCCGACGTTAAGGACAGTTTCGGCCATGGCCAGCTCGGAGGTGCCGCAAAAGTTGTTGAAGCGGTTATAAAAGAAAAATTAGGGGTTAAGACACGTTCTGTAGAAATAAACGTGCTTCAAAGATGTGCGGCGCATATGCTGAGCGCCCGCGATATTAACGAGAGCGTTATGATTGGCGAGGCGGCTGTTGAGGCGGCGTTTGAAGGAAAATCGGGAGTTATGGTAACTTCGGAAAGGGAAAAGGGAAATGTATACAGCCTTAAAATCGGAACGGATGATATAACGAAGATAGCCAATAAGGAAAAAGTTGTTCCGGAAAGCTATATGAATGAAAGCAAAAACGGCGTTTCCGAGGAAGGCCTCAAGTACCTTGAGCCGCTTATAATGGGGGAAGTTGAACCTATATATGAATGTGGAATTCCGAAACACCTTGTTTTAAAGGATTTTTTATAA
- a CDS encoding ABC transporter permease subunit produces MKGKKNYGINLLCVLFWIAAWEAVSLFIGKELLFPSPVSVFGILASNVFEPVFWFSVLHSLGRVAMGFIFAVFAGTVLGAVMSVSRPVEYIFSPIITVIKSTPVASFIILVLLWVKSSDVPILISFLMVLPIISGNIFSAIKGTDIKLLEMAKVYNFSFAKKVKLIYIPQCLPNFYTACVMGIGFAWKSSIAAEVIANPAFSIGRGLYNSKTYLETPQLFAWTLVVIVLSLLLENLFKKFMQGVFRAEGRKWLN; encoded by the coding sequence TTGAAGGGGAAAAAAAATTACGGAATAAATTTATTATGCGTACTATTTTGGATTGCCGCATGGGAAGCCGTATCGCTTTTTATTGGAAAAGAGCTTCTTTTTCCGTCGCCTGTATCAGTTTTCGGCATTTTGGCTTCAAACGTTTTTGAGCCGGTATTTTGGTTCAGCGTGCTTCATTCGCTGGGGCGTGTTGCGATGGGGTTTATATTTGCAGTTTTCGCAGGAACGGTTTTAGGAGCGGTTATGAGCGTTTCAAGACCGGTTGAATATATATTTTCACCTATTATTACGGTTATAAAATCAACCCCGGTCGCATCTTTTATAATATTGGTTCTGCTTTGGGTTAAAAGCTCCGATGTACCCATACTGATTTCGTTCCTTATGGTTTTGCCGATTATAAGCGGAAATATATTTTCTGCTATTAAAGGAACGGACATAAAACTATTGGAGATGGCGAAGGTTTATAATTTTAGCTTTGCTAAAAAAGTTAAGCTTATATATATTCCGCAATGTCTGCCGAATTTTTATACCGCATGCGTTATGGGCATTGGATTTGCCTGGAAATCTTCAATAGCGGCTGAAGTTATTGCCAATCCTGCTTTTTCTATAGGGAGGGGGCTTTATAACAGCAAAACATATCTTGAAACGCCGCAGCTTTTTGCATGGACGTTAGTTGTAATTGTTTTAAGCCTGCTGCTTGAAAACCTTTTTAAAAAGTTTATGCAGGGTGTGTTTAGGGCGGAGGGCAGAAAGTGGTTGAATTAA
- a CDS encoding hemolysin family protein → MEPGSWYLFIVLIVLVSLSAFFSSSETALASISRIKLLNMIEENVKNADIVQKLLESPQKLLSAILVGNNIVNIGASSLATAIAIEISPKYGVTIATVLMTIVVLIFGEITPKTFAAENSEKIALAVARPINFVIKVLTPFVKVFDVVTCAIIKILGGRNDDKTPTITEAELKTMVNVSHEEGVLEIDEREMINNVFDFGDYKAKDVMTPRTEMATVSKDAGYEEVIQVFKEEQFSRIPVYNEDIDDIIGILFLKDVFFVDDKENFTPEKYMREPFFTYESKEISKLLKEMRTNRIALAIVLDEYGGTSGLVTVEDMVEEIVGEIADEFDEDEKDDIEQVHENEYLVDGTTRIDDINEMLGTRLESDDVETIGGYVIGFLGRFAVAGETVTTDGLEIKVEEVEKNRITKLRVKVLPKENEEE, encoded by the coding sequence GTGGAACCCGGCAGTTGGTATCTGTTTATAGTTCTTATCGTTTTAGTTTCATTATCGGCATTTTTTTCATCGTCTGAAACGGCGCTTGCATCAATAAGCAGGATTAAGCTCCTGAATATGATTGAGGAAAATGTAAAGAATGCAGACATTGTGCAGAAACTTTTGGAAAGCCCTCAAAAACTTTTAAGCGCAATACTTGTCGGAAATAACATTGTTAATATAGGGGCGTCCTCGTTGGCTACCGCTATTGCCATTGAGATAAGCCCGAAATACGGCGTTACTATCGCAACGGTTTTAATGACTATTGTAGTGCTCATTTTCGGCGAGATAACCCCCAAGACGTTTGCCGCTGAAAACTCGGAGAAAATTGCTCTTGCCGTTGCAAGGCCTATTAATTTTGTGATTAAGGTGCTTACGCCGTTTGTTAAAGTTTTTGATGTGGTAACATGCGCCATAATTAAAATCCTCGGGGGACGGAACGATGACAAAACGCCGACAATAACCGAAGCTGAACTTAAAACGATGGTTAACGTCAGCCATGAGGAAGGCGTTTTGGAAATTGACGAAAGGGAAATGATTAATAATGTCTTTGACTTTGGTGATTACAAAGCAAAGGACGTTATGACTCCGAGAACGGAAATGGCTACGGTTTCTAAAGACGCGGGATATGAAGAGGTCATTCAAGTGTTTAAAGAGGAGCAGTTTTCAAGGATTCCGGTTTATAATGAAGATATTGACGATATTATCGGCATACTATTTCTAAAAGACGTATTTTTTGTAGACGACAAGGAAAATTTTACGCCTGAAAAATATATGAGGGAACCGTTTTTCACATATGAATCAAAAGAAATCAGCAAGCTTTTGAAGGAAATGAGAACAAACAGGATCGCGCTTGCTATAGTACTTGACGAATACGGCGGTACGTCGGGACTTGTAACTGTTGAGGATATGGTTGAGGAAATTGTAGGCGAGATAGCCGACGAATTTGATGAAGATGAAAAAGACGATATAGAACAGGTTCATGAAAACGAATATCTTGTAGACGGTACAACCAGGATTGACGATATAAATGAAATGCTCGGAACACGGCTGGAAAGCGATGACGTCGAAACTATAGGCGGATATGTCATCGGATTTTTAGGGCGTTTTGCAGTGGCCGGAGAAACGGTTACAACAGACGGCCTTGAAATCAAGGTTGAAGAAGTTGAAAAAAACCGTATTACAAAGCTCAGGGTTAAAGTCCTTCCTAAGGAAAACGAAGAAGAATAA
- a CDS encoding ATP-binding cassette domain-containing protein: protein MVELKGVSKKFDTILFEDFNIIFEKGKTTVLLGNSGCGKTALINILLGFLKPDKGYADLGGAERVSVVFQENRLINSINVLNNLLCVNNDDKLCKEVLEKLNLKDSLLKYPEELSGGMKRRVALARAIVYGGDLFIMDEPFNGIDIILKERLMPMVKSVLHGKTAVLITHEIQEAVNMGDNIVILGGRPLKILKIIENKNNVNDVSYIENLLKNTECDF, encoded by the coding sequence GTGGTTGAATTAAAAGGCGTATCAAAAAAATTTGACACAATATTGTTTGAAGATTTTAATATAATTTTTGAAAAAGGAAAAACAACAGTGCTGCTTGGCAATTCAGGCTGCGGCAAAACGGCGCTGATCAACATACTGCTGGGATTTTTAAAGCCCGATAAGGGATATGCCGATCTTGGCGGAGCAGAGCGGGTTTCGGTTGTTTTTCAGGAAAATCGGCTTATTAACAGCATTAATGTTTTAAACAACTTGCTGTGTGTTAATAATGATGATAAATTATGCAAAGAGGTATTGGAAAAACTTAATTTAAAAGATTCTTTGTTAAAGTATCCGGAAGAATTAAGCGGAGGAATGAAAAGGAGGGTTGCCCTTGCACGGGCGATAGTTTACGGCGGCGATCTGTTCATAATGGATGAACCGTTTAACGGCATCGATATTATACTTAAAGAAAGGCTGATGCCAATGGTTAAAAGCGTTCTGCACGGCAAAACGGCTGTATTAATTACCCATGAAATACAGGAGGCTGTAAATATGGGTGATAATATAGTTATACTTGGCGGCCGGCCGCTGAAGATTTTAAAAATTATTGAAAACAAAAATAATGTAAACGACGTAAGTTATATTGAAAATTTATTGAAGAATACGGAGTGTGATTTTTAA
- a CDS encoding stage II sporulation protein M — protein MIIVKNINHKRIIISIICLFFALGAAAGILIAMKYNLDAASYYPETFEKSFITLGKYIFLLWLVGFSSIGIFCVPPVCGLCGFSYGTACAVLLMQNNKLGFLASALKYVLFLIAMFLTASSSSQLSLNCYKIHRNPKSNLPREREREITEHVIILLISAVPISFAALIDVHLVGIFL, from the coding sequence ATGATTATAGTTAAAAATATCAATCATAAGCGGATAATAATTTCTATTATCTGCTTATTCTTTGCTTTAGGCGCGGCGGCGGGAATATTAATCGCAATGAAATATAATCTGGATGCCGCGTCATATTATCCCGAAACATTTGAAAAATCATTCATAACGCTCGGCAAATACATATTCCTTTTATGGCTTGTCGGATTTTCAAGCATAGGCATATTCTGTGTCCCGCCGGTATGTGGGCTATGTGGTTTCAGCTACGGAACCGCATGCGCCGTATTGCTTATGCAAAATAATAAACTTGGATTTCTTGCGTCGGCATTAAAATATGTACTGTTCCTAATCGCAATGTTTCTTACCGCTTCGTCATCGTCGCAGTTATCATTAAACTGTTATAAAATCCACAGAAATCCTAAATCAAACCTTCCGCGCGAAAGGGAACGCGAAATAACGGAACATGTAATTATACTTTTAATTTCCGCCGTCCCTATTTCATTCGCCGCATTAATCGACGTGCATTTAGTCGGCATATTTCTGTAA
- the aroC gene encoding chorismate synthase: MSGSSFGKVFQVTTYGESHGKALGVVIDGCPCGVPLSEEDVQRDLDLRKPGSNKYGTKRTESDKAVILSGIFEGRTTGTPISIAVFNEDQNPRDYSLISDIFRPGHADYTFEKKYGFRDFRGGGRSSGRETLSRVAAGAVAKKILAEIGINFLTYTKSIGNIECEKNDFGSIKKNPLYMPDNAAAEKASLFLDECIKNRNSAGGIIECIINGLPAGLGEPVFDKLDACLAKAIFSIGAVKGFEIGSGFKSAVMSGSENNDSFFADGSGNIKKITNNSGGVLGGISDGSPLIFRAAFKPTPSIGAMQKTSDSSGRNREIEITGRHDPVIVPRAVIVVEAMAAITVADLLMQNMFSKIENIKKIYQA, from the coding sequence ATGTCCGGCTCTTCATTCGGCAAAGTATTTCAAGTTACTACTTATGGCGAAAGCCACGGCAAAGCGCTTGGCGTCGTTATTGACGGCTGTCCGTGCGGCGTTCCTTTAAGCGAAGAAGATGTACAGCGCGACCTTGATCTCCGCAAGCCCGGGAGCAACAAATACGGCACAAAGCGCACTGAAAGCGATAAAGCCGTTATACTTTCAGGCATATTTGAAGGGCGCACAACAGGAACGCCCATTTCAATAGCAGTTTTCAACGAGGATCAAAATCCGCGGGATTACAGCCTCATATCGGATATATTCAGGCCGGGCCATGCCGATTATACCTTTGAGAAAAAATACGGGTTCAGGGATTTCCGCGGAGGCGGCCGTTCTTCGGGACGCGAAACATTAAGCCGTGTAGCCGCGGGAGCCGTAGCCAAAAAAATACTTGCCGAAATAGGTATAAATTTTTTAACATATACGAAATCAATTGGAAATATCGAATGTGAAAAAAACGATTTCGGCTCAATTAAGAAAAACCCGCTTTATATGCCTGACAACGCCGCCGCCGAAAAAGCGTCGTTATTCCTTGACGAATGTATAAAAAACAGAAATTCTGCCGGCGGAATAATAGAATGTATAATAAACGGCCTTCCGGCAGGATTGGGAGAACCCGTTTTCGATAAACTCGACGCCTGTTTGGCCAAAGCAATTTTCTCAATAGGGGCCGTAAAAGGGTTCGAAATAGGAAGCGGCTTCAAATCTGCCGTAATGTCAGGTTCTGAAAACAACGACAGTTTTTTTGCTGACGGCAGCGGAAACATTAAAAAAATCACAAATAACTCAGGCGGCGTACTTGGAGGAATAAGCGACGGTTCCCCCCTTATATTCAGGGCAGCTTTTAAGCCAACCCCGTCCATAGGGGCAATGCAGAAAACATCTGACAGTTCGGGCCGAAACAGAGAAATAGAAATAACAGGACGGCACGATCCCGTTATAGTTCCGCGGGCAGTAATAGTTGTCGAAGCAATGGCGGCAATAACTGTTGCAGATTTGCTTATGCAAAATATGTTTTCAAAAATAGAGAATATTAAAAAAATATATCAAGCATAA
- a CDS encoding M3 family oligoendopeptidase, with translation MDTWSLKELYASFESPEFKNDVNFIEKNIKALEKWVSESLNSNENAVQKTEYYINFMNKYGDISSKIAEYCQLVLSADASDGNALKNLELTEEKETSLASCETSFEKWFSSLENTEEIINSSPLLKEHSYYLKTIIKNSKYILTNGEETIIAKMRVTGSLAFMKLWELINSTLEVEMEGKKYPLPEIRNMAYSSDAALRKKAYEYELNALKTISQTSAACLNAIKGEVITCSKMRGYSSPLEMTLFNSRMDFDVLNPMLESMKEYLPVFRKYFAKKAEMLGHKNGLPFYDLFAPIGKTDMSFTYDEAKTFIMENFYKFSPALGNYAKKAFDNSWIDVYPRNGKRGGAFCSNLHSIKESRILANFSGNFNDVITLAHELGHGYHGACLDNETFLNSDYPMPIAETASTFCETLVKNAAMENAADEEKAVILETDISDAAQIIVDILSRFIFEDTVFSKRKNGSLTESELNEIMLNAQKETYGCGLNPDFMHKYMWVLKPHYYDVDYNYYNYPYAFGLLFAKGLYGIYMQKGSQFAGDYVKILSATGKSDLKDVALMAGIDITSSDFWRSSLDVISRDIETFLNL, from the coding sequence ATGGACACATGGAGTTTAAAAGAACTTTACGCGTCGTTTGAAAGCCCTGAATTCAAAAACGACGTAAACTTTATTGAAAAAAATATTAAAGCTTTGGAAAAATGGGTATCAGAATCCCTGAATTCAAATGAAAACGCCGTTCAAAAAACAGAATACTATATCAATTTTATGAATAAGTACGGCGATATTTCGTCTAAGATTGCAGAATACTGCCAACTTGTTTTAAGCGCCGACGCTTCCGACGGCAACGCGCTCAAAAACCTTGAATTAACGGAAGAAAAAGAAACTTCTTTGGCCTCCTGTGAAACAAGTTTTGAAAAATGGTTTTCTTCTCTTGAAAACACAGAAGAAATTATTAATTCAAGCCCCCTGCTGAAAGAACATTCATATTACCTTAAAACCATAATTAAAAACAGCAAATACATTTTAACAAACGGCGAAGAAACAATTATAGCCAAAATGCGCGTCACAGGTTCCCTAGCCTTTATGAAATTGTGGGAACTGATAAATTCAACGCTTGAAGTTGAAATGGAAGGCAAAAAATATCCTCTCCCGGAAATCAGGAACATGGCTTATTCATCTGACGCCGCCCTGCGCAAAAAAGCTTATGAATACGAACTTAATGCGCTTAAAACAATTTCTCAAACGTCTGCCGCCTGCCTGAACGCAATTAAAGGCGAAGTTATTACATGCTCAAAAATGCGCGGTTATTCCTCTCCGCTTGAAATGACTCTTTTTAATTCAAGAATGGATTTTGACGTATTAAATCCAATGCTTGAGTCAATGAAAGAATATCTGCCTGTATTCAGGAAATATTTTGCAAAAAAAGCCGAAATGCTCGGCCATAAAAACGGCCTTCCGTTTTACGACCTTTTCGCCCCCATAGGAAAAACGGATATGTCGTTTACTTATGACGAGGCCAAAACTTTTATAATGGAAAACTTTTATAAATTCAGCCCGGCCCTCGGAAATTATGCAAAAAAAGCTTTTGACAACAGTTGGATAGACGTTTATCCGAGAAACGGCAAACGCGGAGGAGCATTCTGCTCTAACCTCCATTCAATAAAAGAAAGCCGTATACTCGCTAATTTCAGCGGGAACTTTAATGATGTTATTACTCTTGCGCACGAGCTAGGCCACGGGTACCACGGCGCTTGCCTAGACAACGAAACATTCCTCAACAGCGATTATCCTATGCCTATAGCCGAAACAGCGTCCACATTCTGTGAAACGCTTGTCAAAAATGCCGCCATGGAAAACGCTGCCGACGAAGAAAAGGCAGTAATACTTGAAACCGATATATCCGACGCGGCTCAAATAATAGTGGATATACTAAGCCGTTTTATATTTGAGGACACTGTTTTTTCAAAGCGGAAAAACGGCTCCCTGACAGAAAGCGAACTCAACGAAATTATGCTTAACGCCCAGAAAGAAACCTACGGATGCGGCCTTAATCCGGATTTTATGCATAAATATATGTGGGTGCTTAAGCCCCACTACTATGACGTAGATTATAACTACTACAATTATCCGTATGCTTTCGGCCTTCTTTTTGCAAAAGGGCTCTACGGCATTTATATGCAAAAAGGCAGTCAATTTGCCGGCGACTATGTAAAAATACTGAGCGCAACCGGAAAATCCGATTTAAAAGACGTTGCCCTTATGGCGGGAATAGACATAACATCGTCTGATTTTTGGCGTTCCTCGCTTGACGTTATATCCCGCGATATAGAAACTTTTTTAAATTTATAG
- a CDS encoding RNA methyltransferase produces the protein MIDSGQNKIAKLIKSLENRKYRDKEKLFTAEGLRFTSEIPNDYEILFYAVSETYADENDAGLLEKRAKVHIFSDKAFKDISSTDNPQGIMAIVKQKSYSVPDVIDAAGGNGMFIMAENLNDPGNLGTIIRTADACSFSGVFISSGSVDVYSPKVLRSTMGSVFHIPVIRNADICECAGFLKENGISMYAAHLGGEKTPYSFNFKKGCCFLIGNEANGLSGKALDLADEYIKIPMPGKAESLNASVAAAVLMYEAVRQRIDME, from the coding sequence ATGATAGACAGCGGTCAGAATAAAATTGCAAAGCTTATAAAATCCCTTGAAAACAGGAAATACAGGGACAAGGAAAAGCTTTTTACGGCGGAGGGGCTTAGGTTTACGTCCGAAATACCGAATGATTATGAAATTTTGTTTTATGCGGTTTCGGAAACATATGCGGATGAAAATGACGCGGGGCTGTTGGAAAAGAGGGCAAAAGTACATATTTTCAGCGATAAGGCGTTTAAGGACATAAGCAGTACTGACAACCCCCAAGGCATTATGGCGATTGTTAAACAAAAAAGCTATAGTGTTCCGGATGTTATAGATGCGGCGGGAGGCAACGGCATGTTTATAATGGCCGAAAACCTTAACGATCCGGGAAATTTGGGAACTATCATAAGAACTGCCGACGCCTGTTCTTTCAGTGGGGTTTTCATTTCATCCGGGAGTGTGGACGTTTACAGCCCTAAAGTTTTGAGGAGCACGATGGGTTCCGTATTCCATATACCAGTTATAAGAAATGCAGATATATGCGAATGTGCCGGATTTTTGAAAGAAAACGGTATTTCAATGTATGCGGCGCATCTTGGCGGGGAAAAGACGCCGTATAGCTTTAATTTTAAGAAAGGGTGCTGTTTTTTGATAGGAAACGAAGCCAACGGCCTTAGTGGGAAGGCTTTGGATTTGGCAGACGAATATATTAAAATACCTATGCCCGGAAAGGCGGAAAGCCTTAACGCTTCCGTTGCCGCCGCCGTATTGATGTATGAAGCGGTAAGGCAGAGGATTGACATGGAGTGA
- a CDS encoding ABC-F family ATP-binding cassette domain-containing protein encodes MLLSVENIYKNYGMKELLKDVSLYLNEGDKIGIIGINGTGKSTLLRILAGYEEPDSGKTWFNPNLQISFLRQNPIMNDNNTVLEQVFEDMPEEFRMLNEYEAKTMLSKLGMNNYEQKIGALSGGQKKRTALAAALIHPADVLILDEPTNHLDSDMVAWLEEYLIKFKGGLIMITHDRYFLNRVVNRITELDKGKIYNYEANYSKYLELKALREDMAIASERKRQAILKKEYAWIMRGARARSTKAKGRIERYEELKAANGPEFDEKIEMSSVSSRLGRKTVELKHISKSFDKKEVIKDFTYTVLRNDRIGIVGRNGAGKSTLLNIISGELKPDSGSVEMGGTVKIGYFSQENQKLDNSMKVIDFIKEINNSIKTPDGVITASQMLEKFLFYPDLQYSLIGKLSGGEKRRLYLLSILMEAPNILLLDEPTNDLDIETLTILEDYLENFNGAVIAVSHDRYFLDKTAEFIFEVRSDGEIVRYTGNFSDYEANKTSEIKENAAKPKDEKQQQPKQRKLKFSYNEQREYETIAQEVENLEKEIEKCNTDMAGCSSDYAKLNEIIEKKDALEQRLSEKMERWLYLEELAEKIAGGQQEQF; translated from the coding sequence ATGCTTCTATCAGTTGAAAACATATATAAAAATTATGGAATGAAAGAACTGCTGAAAGACGTTTCTTTGTATCTTAACGAGGGAGACAAAATAGGAATTATCGGAATAAACGGTACGGGAAAGAGTACGCTTTTAAGAATACTTGCGGGCTATGAGGAGCCTGACAGCGGAAAGACATGGTTTAATCCTAATTTACAAATAAGCTTTTTAAGACAGAATCCGATTATGAACGACAATAATACTGTTTTGGAACAGGTTTTTGAAGATATGCCTGAAGAGTTTAGAATGTTAAATGAATATGAGGCAAAAACAATGCTGTCTAAGCTTGGAATGAATAATTACGAACAAAAAATCGGCGCTCTTTCAGGAGGACAGAAAAAAAGAACTGCATTGGCGGCGGCGCTTATACATCCTGCCGATGTTCTTATACTGGACGAACCGACAAACCACTTGGACAGCGACATGGTTGCGTGGCTTGAGGAATACCTTATAAAGTTTAAAGGCGGGTTAATTATGATAACCCACGACAGGTATTTTCTTAACAGGGTTGTAAACCGTATAACGGAACTTGATAAGGGGAAGATTTACAATTATGAGGCGAATTATTCCAAATACCTCGAACTGAAAGCTTTAAGGGAAGATATGGCTATAGCCAGCGAAAGAAAAAGACAGGCTATATTAAAAAAAGAATATGCATGGATTATGAGAGGGGCGAGGGCCAGAAGTACAAAAGCAAAAGGCCGTATTGAAAGATATGAGGAATTAAAAGCGGCAAATGGTCCTGAGTTTGACGAAAAGATAGAGATGTCGTCGGTTTCAAGCCGTCTTGGCAGAAAAACGGTTGAACTTAAACATATTTCTAAGAGTTTCGACAAAAAAGAAGTAATTAAAGACTTTACTTATACTGTGCTTAGAAATGACAGAATTGGAATTGTAGGCAGGAACGGCGCCGGAAAAAGTACTCTGCTTAATATCATAAGCGGCGAGCTTAAACCGGACAGCGGCAGCGTTGAAATGGGTGGAACTGTTAAAATCGGATATTTTTCCCAGGAAAATCAGAAGCTGGATAACAGTATGAAGGTTATAGACTTTATAAAAGAAATTAATAATTCAATAAAAACGCCCGACGGTGTTATAACCGCAAGCCAAATGCTTGAGAAATTTTTATTTTATCCGGATCTGCAATATTCCCTGATTGGAAAATTAAGCGGCGGCGAAAAAAGGCGGCTTTATCTTCTGAGCATACTTATGGAGGCGCCTAATATACTTCTTCTTGACGAACCGACTAACGATCTTGATATAGAAACGCTTACTATACTTGAAGACTATCTTGAAAATTTTAACGGCGCTGTTATTGCGGTATCCCATGACAGGTATTTTCTTGACAAGACGGCCGAGTTTATATTTGAAGTAAGGAGCGATGGCGAAATCGTAAGATATACCGGGAATTTCAGCGATTATGAAGCAAATAAGACAAGCGAAATTAAAGAGAACGCCGCAAAACCGAAAGATGAGAAACAGCAGCAGCCAAAGCAGAGAAAATTGAAATTCAGCTACAACGAACAAAGGGAGTATGAAACAATCGCACAGGAAGTTGAAAATCTGGAAAAAGAGATTGAAAAATGTAATACGGATATGGCGGGCTGTTCAAGCGACTACGCAAAATTAAATGAGATTATTGAAAAAAAGGACGCGCTGGAGCAAAGGCTCAGCGAGAAAATGGAGCGGTGGTTATATTTGGAAGAACTGGCCGAGAAAATAGCCGGCGGACAACAAGAACAATTTTAA